Proteins from a single region of Campylobacter sp. RM16704:
- a CDS encoding fumarate reductase cytochrome b subunit, producing MSQLIEGFLGKNIDGKKSKMPAKLDYIQSATGLILGLFMWAHMFFVSTILVSDDFFDSVVHFLELKFIINSPMMSYITSFLAACVLVIFFVHAGLAMRKFPINFRQYQLCRTHLKYMNHGDSSLWWVQAATGFVMFFLGSAHLIFVITNADKISADMSGDRVISHFMWLFYIALLICVELHGSIGLYRLCVKWGWFEGENAKESRKKLKKAKWFISVFFLVLGVLSLAAFAKIGFSNYQNNSVAQIVKTYDGAKYEYTI from the coding sequence ATGAGCCAACTCATTGAAGGTTTTTTAGGCAAGAATATTGATGGTAAAAAAAGTAAAATGCCAGCAAAACTTGACTATATTCAAAGTGCAACAGGCTTGATTTTAGGTTTGTTTATGTGGGCACATATGTTTTTTGTTTCTACCATTTTGGTTAGCGATGATTTTTTTGATTCAGTAGTTCATTTTTTAGAGCTTAAATTTATCATTAATAGTCCTATGATGAGCTATATTACTTCTTTCTTAGCAGCCTGTGTTTTAGTTATTTTCTTTGTACATGCAGGTCTTGCAATGAGAAAATTTCCAATTAACTTCAGACAATATCAACTTTGTAGAACACATTTAAAATACATGAATCACGGTGATTCTTCTTTATGGTGGGTTCAAGCGGCAACTGGTTTTGTAATGTTTTTCTTAGGTTCTGCACATTTGATTTTTGTAATCACAAATGCAGATAAAATTAGTGCTGATATGTCAGGTGATAGAGTTATAAGCCATTTTATGTGGTTATTTTATATTGCTTTGTTAATCTGTGTTGAATTGCATGGAAGTATTGGTCTTTATAGACTTTGTGTAAAATGGGGTTGGTTTGAAGGAGAAAACGCTAAAGAAAGTCGTAAAAAACTAAAAAAAGCAAAATGGTTTATCAGTGTTTTCTTTTTAGTTTTAGGTGTATTAAGCTTAGCTGCTTTTGCAAAAATAGGCTTTAGCAATTATCAAAATAATTCTGTAGCACAAATAGTAAAAACTTATGATGGAGCTAAATATGAATATACAATATAG